The Falco peregrinus isolate bFalPer1 chromosome 1, bFalPer1.pri, whole genome shotgun sequence genome has a window encoding:
- the SIRT1 gene encoding NAD-dependent protein deacetylase sirtuin-1 isoform X2 has protein sequence MLGTDPRTILKDLLPETIPPPELDDMTLWQIVINILSEPPKRKKRKDINTIDDAVKLLQECKKIMVLTGAGVSVSCGIPDFRSRDGIYARLAVDFPDLPDPQAMFDIEYFRKDPRPFFKFAKEIYPGQFQPSLCHKFIALMDKEGKLLRNYTQNIDTLEQVAGIQRIIQCHGSFATASCLICKYKVDCEVVRGDIFNQVVPRCPRCPPDEPLAIMKPDIVFFGENLPEQFHRAMKYDKNEVDLLIVIGSSLKVRPVALIPSSIPHEVPQILINREPLPHLHFDVELLGDCDVIINELCQRLGSEYTKLCYNSVKLSEITEKPPRTHKELELHSSELPPTPLNISEDSSSPERMTPPDTSVVSSEHPAECKVEDCDPVSETKGTCTEEKLQDTQTSSENPEDPTSELMNSETMKENGSNNGENKGKNEILKKCWVNRSAKEQISKRLDGTQYLFLPPNRYIFHGAEVYSDSEDDIISSSSCGSSSESGSCRSQSLDVEDESEIEEFYNGIEDEDAPEREEEPGFGEDGVEQDESAADESSYTNEAAGTDHPGNKL, from the exons ATGTTAGGTACAGACCCACGGACAATTCTGAAAGACCTGCTACCAGAAACAATCCCTCCACCTGAACTGGATGATATGACACTGTGGCAAATTGTTATAAACATTCTTTCAGAaccaccaaaaagaaaaaaacgaAAAGATATTAATACTATTGATGATGCTGTGAAACTTTTAcaagaatgcaaaaaaataatggtcTTGACTGGAGCTGGG gtgTCTGTGTCATGTGGAATACCTGACTTTAGATCAAGAGATGGCATCTATGCACGCCTTGCTGTAGACTTCCCAGACCTTCCAGATCCTCAAGCAATGTTTGATATAGAATACTTCAGAAAGGATCCCAGGCCGTTTTTTAAGTTTGCAAAG GAAATCTATCCAGGACAATTCCAGCCGTCTCTTTGTCACAAGTTCATAGCTTTGATggataaagaaggaaaactacTTCGCAACTATACTCAAAACATAGAcacattggaacaggttgcagGAATCCAAAGGATAATACAGTGTCATG GTTCCTTTGCAACAGCTTCCTGCCTGATCTGTAAATACAAAGTTGATTGCGAAGTTGTTCGAGGAGATATTTTCAACCAG GTTGTACCTAGATGTCCCAGATGTCCACCTGATGAACCGCTCGCTATCATGAAGCCAGACATAGTGTTCTTTGGAGAAAACTTACCCGAGCAGTTTCATCGCGCTATGAAGTATGACAAAAATGAAGTTGATCTCCTTATTGTCATTGGGTCTTCACTGAAAGTAAGACCAGTAGCATTGATTCCAA GTTCCATCCCCCATGAAGTGCCTCAGATCTTAATTAATAGGGAACCTTTGCCTCATCTACACTTTGACGTGGAGCTTCTTGGAGACTGTGATGTTATTATTAATGAATTATGTCAAAGGCTAGGTAGCGAATACACAAAACTTTGCTACAACTCGgtaaaactttcagaaataacagaaaagccTCCACGAACGCACAAGGAGCTCGAACTGCACTCATCTGAGCTACCGCCTACCCctttaaacatttcagaagactCTAGTTCACCAGAAAGAATGACCCCACCAGATACTTCAGTGGTGTCTTCAGAACACCCAGCTGAATGTAAGGTAGAAGACTGTGATCCTGTGTCAGAAACTAAAGGGACCTGCACAGAGGAAAAGCTTCAGGACACACAGACGTCATCAGAAAACCCTGAAGATCCTACTAGTGAACTAATGAACTCTGAAACAATGAAGGAAAATGGATCTAACAACggagaaaataaaggaaaaaatgaaatactgaagaagTGCTGGGTAAACAGATCTGCGAAAGAACAGATTAGCAAAAGGCTGGATG GTACTCAGTATCTATTTTTACCACCAAATCGCTATATTTTCCACGGTGCTGAGGTATACTCAGATTCTGAAGATGATATCATATCTTCTAGCTCTTGTGGGAGTAGTAGTGAAAGCGGTTCATGTCGTAGTCAGAGCTTAGATGTGGAAGATGAAAGTGAGATCGAAGAGTTTTACAATGGCATAGAGGATGAGGATGCTCCTGAAAGGGAAGAGGAACCCGGATTTGGGGAAGATGGAGTTGAACAAGATGAATCGGCAGCTGATGAGTCATCTTACACAAATGAAGCTGCAGGGACTGATCATCCAGGCAACAAGTTGTGA